Proteins encoded together in one Sceloporus undulatus isolate JIND9_A2432 ecotype Alabama chromosome 4, SceUnd_v1.1, whole genome shotgun sequence window:
- the LOC121928778 gene encoding serine/threonine-protein kinase Sgk2-like, translating to MLFGLPPFYSRDVSQMYDNILHKPLQIQGTKTIAACDILQGLLHKDQKKRLGAKTDFLEIKNHVFFSPINWDDLYNKKIAPPFDPNVAGPADLRHFDPEFTREAVSSSIIRTPDLGASSSSATDAFLGFSYAPNDED from the exons ATGCTATTTGGCCTG CCTCCATTTTACAGCCGAGACGTGTCTCAGATGTATGATAATATTCTGCACAAGCCACTTCAGATTCAAGGAACCAAGACCATTGCAGCCTGTGACATCCTGCAAGGACTTCTTCATAAAGATCAGAAGAAGAGGCTGGGTGCCAAGACAGACTTT CTTGAGATAAAGAACCATGTTTTCTTCAGTCCAATAAACTGGGATGACTTGTATAATAAGAAGATTGCTCCTCCATTTGATCCCAATGTA GCTGGTCCTGCTGACTTACGACATTTTGACCCAGAATTCACTCGGGAAGCAGTGTCCAGCTCCATCATCCGTACCCCTGACTTAGGTGCCAGCAGTTCCAGTGCAACGGAtgcttttctgggtttttcatACGCACCGAATGATGAGGACTAA